In the Parashewanella tropica genome, GTTGAACTCAAAGGTGACAAAGTTGTGATTGAAGCGAAATCCAAGCTTCAATTGAAAGTAGGCAGCTGTACGGTTGAGATCAGTTCAAGTGGTATTAAGGTTACTGGCTCTAAAGTAGCCATTAGTGCCAAAGGGAAATTAGAAGTAAAAGGCGCAGCAGTGAAGTTAGCTGGGCAAGCAAAGGTCGAAGTCAAAGGCGCAATGACCAAAGTCGAAGGAAGTGCGATGAATCAAATCAAAGGCGGCGCCATGGTGAAATTGAAAGGCGGCGTATCAATGATTAATTAACCATCCTCCTATTCGAGAGCATTAATGAAACTAAAAAAAGTTCCCTACAGTTCAGCACACGAAATATTAGCCCTTTATGAGGCCGATGAAGAGTTTGTAGCTTTGGCGGAGTCTGATTCAACGCCCTATGATTTGATCCAATTAGGCATAAAGAACGACTTACATTCAGAAGCCATCAAGTTTTTGGCTCATGGAATGCCTATCAGGGAAGCGGTTTGGTGGGCGGTGATATGTGCTGAACAACGCAAAGATTGGAACGATAAAGAATTGGCCGCCATTGGCGCAGCGAGAGCTTGGGTTAAAGAACCCGATGAAACCAGTCGTCGATACGCCGAAGATATGGCCGGTAAAGTTGGGCTTGAGACGGGCGCAGGTTGGGTGGCTCAGGCCGCCTTTTGGTCAGGTGGCAATATGCTTGCACCGGGAGCGCCATTTGTTCCACCGCCACCTTATGCCTATGCTCAAGCCGTTGCAGGAGCAATAACCTTAACCGCTGTGTTACCTGAAGGAGAGGGCGCAGAGGAGTTTTATCAGCAATTTTTTGTTATGGGATTAGATATTGCCCAAGGGGGAAATGGGCTCAATCAGCTCAAGATTGATCATTAAGGAGGTATTTTATGCCTATGCCAGCTTCAAGGGCGACAGATATGCATATTTGCCCAATGGTAACGGCCATCATTCCACATGTAGGAGGGCCACTGGCTCCAATGCCGTGTACGGTACTTATTGGCAATATGCCTGCGGCTACGATGACTCAAATGTGCGTATGCGTAGGACCACCGGATACGATAATTAAAGGCAGTATGACAGTGCTTATTAGTAATATGCCAGGTACCCGTTTAGGCGATACCAGCGGCCATGGTGCCAATACTATATTGGGCTGGCCAACTGTATTAATGGGAGATTGAACAAGAGGACAATTGAATGCCCTAATAATGTTTATGAAGATCACTAGCGATTAAGTGTTCAGGTGTTAAATAATCTCGATAGCTGTATCTGTTTAGCTTATTAATACTGGGTGCTTTTTCTTTTTCGTCCTTTTTGTTGGCGGTAATTAAATTAACCAACCAAGCTTGGAATGC is a window encoding:
- a CDS encoding DUF6931 family protein, translated to MKLKKVPYSSAHEILALYEADEEFVALAESDSTPYDLIQLGIKNDLHSEAIKFLAHGMPIREAVWWAVICAEQRKDWNDKELAAIGAARAWVKEPDETSRRYAEDMAGKVGLETGAGWVAQAAFWSGGNMLAPGAPFVPPPPYAYAQAVAGAITLTAVLPEGEGAEEFYQQFFVMGLDIAQGGNGLNQLKIDH
- a CDS encoding PAAR domain-containing protein, giving the protein MPMPASRATDMHICPMVTAIIPHVGGPLAPMPCTVLIGNMPAATMTQMCVCVGPPDTIIKGSMTVLISNMPGTRLGDTSGHGANTILGWPTVLMGD